ACAATGAACTTGAAGCAATTTACGAGATGGAAAAATCAGGAGCTATAAAATCCGAAGAAGTGGTTGAATTAGTGAGAAAAACTATTGGAAGGTGGCGGTATGAAGGTGATAATTATATCTTTATCTGGGATAAAGATTACAAAAACGTAGTATTGAACAAACCAGAAATGTGGGGAAAATACGGTGGCGACATCGTTGATAAAAGAGGTACAGCCGTTGTGAAAACGTTGGTAGATGAGGCAAAACGCAAAGGAAATACTATCTTGGAGTATTACTGGGAAAATCCAAATACAAAAAAAGTTGAGGTTAAACTCAGTTATGCCCGTTGGTTCGAACCATACGGTTGGATGGTCGGTACGGGATTGTACATTACAGATGTCCAAAAGTCTGTGAATCGAATAGTCCAGATAATAATTTTACTTTCGGTTGTAATAGTAATTGGTATCACCATTTTTGTTTTTGTATTGATAAAGAAAAACCAAAAAGAGGTATCGGAAGCTATCAAAGATATTGAAAAAATTTTTACAGGTGATTTCACTATCTCGTTGACAGTCAAGCGAAACGATGAGTTTGGAAAAATAAACAATGCTATAAACGAAATGGTAAGAAAATTGAGAGATTTATTGAATTTGGTTGCTAACTCTTCTTCTCTTGTTGAAAGAGCTTCCTCTGATTTAGCAGCAATGTCTGAAGAGCTTCAAGCGGTAGCTCAAAATGTTAATTTAACATTTGAAAAGCTTGTTGTTGACTCACAAAACATCAGCGCTTCTTTACAGGAAGTAACTTCAAGTGTTGAAGAAGTCGCCGCGTCATCCCAAACCGTTTCTCGTTCATCCCAAGAACTATCATCAAAATCAGAAGAAATAGTTAAATCAGTAACAAGAGGTGTAAACGCAGTAGAAGGTGTAGCAAAACAAGTGGATAGCAGTTATCAAGAAATAGAACAAACAGCTAAGATTGTTCAAGAATTATCTGAAAATGCAAACAACATAGGTGAGATAGTCGACACTATTAATAGTATAGCCGAGCAAACAAATCTTCTTGCACTAAATGCTGCTATAGAGGCTGCAAGGGCTGGGGAAGCCGGTAGAGGATTTGCCGTTGTTGCCGATGAAATCAGAAAACTTGCGGAAGAAAGTAAAAACGCAACACAGAAAATAAATCAAATTCTTGGAAAGATAAGAGATCAGGCATTGAACGTAAATCAAAGAACAGAAAAAACAGTCGAATCCATCGCTCAATCCTCGAAACTTGCCAAACAAGTTAAAAATGAATTGAAGATTATAGAAGAGCAAATCAAAAAAATTACCTCAATGATAGAATCTGTAGCAGCTGCAGCACAAGAACAAAGTGCAGCTTCTGAAGAAATATCAAGTGCAGTTGAATCCTCTGCACGTACTTTGACAGCACAGTCTTCGGAGATGGAAAAGACAAAGTATTCCATATCTGAACTCGAAATTTCATCAACACAAGTGGCAAAAGAAAGTCAAAAATTACAAGAGGTTGTTGAAGAACTTATCAGGATGGTAAGAATGTTTAAAGTGTAAAAGATACATAAAACAAGTATTTTGTATTCTCTTTCAAACTGAAGGTTTGGACCAAAACCTTTAATCTTTTTAAACAATCGTTTTTGTGATAAAATATAACATGGAACATTCTACCGAGGAGAATGAGAAATGGAACGGAAATTAAAAAAGCAAAGAAAAACGAAAATTTCCTTGCGAATGTATGTTGTTAAGCACTACCTGAAAAGACAACTATTGTTTGTACTTATTTTTATCTTAATTTTTGTTTCATTCTCTACTTATTTTGTAAATTCAATCAAAAAAAGTGTGCTTAGAAGCTTGCCCACTAGGGTCTTAAACACGTTTTCTATAATAAACCAAAAAGCTCAATTACTTACAAAAGCTCATGAAGACGACTTTCTTTACGCACTTTACAGAATTGAAAACGCATTTTACACAAACCAAGATGTTACTTCTATCCTCGACTCTGTTCATAGGGATCGTTTTGGTAATGAATTTTTAAGGCTTGACTACTACTTGATAGACAAAAACGGAATTATATACAAAACAAGTTACTTACCGGAATTAAACTCAAACTTAGGTGAACTCAAAGATTTTTGGAATGGATTAAAAGAAAATCTAAAAGAAAAAGGCCACTACTTCCAAATATACGCAACAGAACCATCAACTGGTCTGAGAAGAATATATGTTTACAAATATACGCAAAATGAAGATATTCTCAGAGTGGGTGCTCTTATCAATCCAAGTATATATGAAGAGGATCTTGCTGCGCTAAATAGATTGTCTATATTTCTCGAGCAGGTGAGTATACTTTTCAACGATAAGCCTATTTCAACTGTTTTCGACGCCCCACCAAAAAATAGAGTGAGTGGTTATCAAAAGTTATATAAAAGTGAACATTGGTTTGAGGAAAAAGTTTACGATGAGGTAATTGAAATATACGTTAGAACAAACTTTTACAAACTATTCATCATAGTCGAAATGGCAGTGGTACTTTCGATTGTGTTGTTTGTATCTACATTAATGTATTTGAGATCACTTACGAATAGTATTAGTAACGAGGTTGAGAAGATAGAGAATGCAATAAGCGAATACGGTAATACAGGTATTTTTAGCGGTGAATTTTCGTCTTCAATAATTGAAATAGAAGACACACTAAAAACTTTTTCAAACCTTTCTGAAGTTATCAATGCTAATATCGAAGAAATAACAGCTGCAAATGAAGAACTTGAAGCAAGTTATCAAGAGATCCAGATGCTTCACAAAGAAATCCAAGAGGCATTTTTTGATTTTTCCATGAAGCTAGCATACGTAGTAGAAGGTTTTGAAGAGGGGACCGGAAAACATCTAACAAGAGTGAGATTTATCGTAGAAAAGATAGCTGAAAAAATTGTAGAAGACGCAAAGCTTAGAGAAGAAATAGTTTCTTACTCTATACTTCACGACATTGGAAAGATCTTTATACCCAAAGAAATACTGAACAAGCCCGGTGCTTTATCACCAGCTGAGTGGGAAGAGATGAAAAAACATACGATTTACGCACAAAAGATACTTAGTCATCCAAGATTCCAAACAGCTTTGAATATCGCAGTGTATCATCATGAAAATTACGATGGTACCGGTTATCCTTATGGTTTGAAAGGAGAAGAAATACCAATCGAAGCAAGAATTGTAAAGATCGCTGATGTTTACGACGCTTTAACCTCTGAAAGGCCCTATAAACGAGCTTTTTCAAAGCAA
This DNA window, taken from Fervidobacterium sp., encodes the following:
- a CDS encoding HD-GYP domain-containing protein encodes the protein MERKLKKQRKTKISLRMYVVKHYLKRQLLFVLIFILIFVSFSTYFVNSIKKSVLRSLPTRVLNTFSIINQKAQLLTKAHEDDFLYALYRIENAFYTNQDVTSILDSVHRDRFGNEFLRLDYYLIDKNGIIYKTSYLPELNSNLGELKDFWNGLKENLKEKGHYFQIYATEPSTGLRRIYVYKYTQNEDILRVGALINPSIYEEDLAALNRLSIFLEQVSILFNDKPISTVFDAPPKNRVSGYQKLYKSEHWFEEKVYDEVIEIYVRTNFYKLFIIVEMAVVLSIVLFVSTLMYLRSLTNSISNEVEKIENAISEYGNTGIFSGEFSSSIIEIEDTLKTFSNLSEVINANIEEITAANEELEASYQEIQMLHKEIQEAFFDFSMKLAYVVEGFEEGTGKHLTRVRFIVEKIAEKIVEDAKLREEIVSYSILHDIGKIFIPKEILNKPGALSPAEWEEMKKHTIYAQKILSHPRFQTALNIAVYHHENYDGTGYPYGLKGEEIPIEARIVKIADVYDALTSERPYKRAFSKQEALRIIFEGDGRVNPQHFDPNVLEVFKTIVDQL
- a CDS encoding methyl-accepting chemotaxis protein codes for the protein MKSGSSIFSKFFLISVLSVVLISVGLIIFVKSQVSQIIKEKKFETVKHLTDVAYNELEAIYEMEKSGAIKSEEVVELVRKTIGRWRYEGDNYIFIWDKDYKNVVLNKPEMWGKYGGDIVDKRGTAVVKTLVDEAKRKGNTILEYYWENPNTKKVEVKLSYARWFEPYGWMVGTGLYITDVQKSVNRIVQIIILLSVVIVIGITIFVFVLIKKNQKEVSEAIKDIEKIFTGDFTISLTVKRNDEFGKINNAINEMVRKLRDLLNLVANSSSLVERASSDLAAMSEELQAVAQNVNLTFEKLVVDSQNISASLQEVTSSVEEVAASSQTVSRSSQELSSKSEEIVKSVTRGVNAVEGVAKQVDSSYQEIEQTAKIVQELSENANNIGEIVDTINSIAEQTNLLALNAAIEAARAGEAGRGFAVVADEIRKLAEESKNATQKINQILGKIRDQALNVNQRTEKTVESIAQSSKLAKQVKNELKIIEEQIKKITSMIESVAAAAQEQSAASEEISSAVESSARTLTAQSSEMEKTKYSISELEISSTQVAKESQKLQEVVEELIRMVRMFKV